One uncultured Fibrobacter sp. DNA segment encodes these proteins:
- a CDS encoding ABC transporter ATP-binding protein: MFDTLIKFFNFCNAENRHKFYGSIVVGIFNSFFMALRIGAMAVMLQGVIRHVQGIAPFTMDTVWLSLGIMVASLIGATVTKRIMSMWQTEGGYRTCASKRIEIAEHLRYLPMGYFNKNSLGYITSVTTNTMEQLGDVATRVVMMVTQGILDTVLIIVMIAFFDWRIAIVATIGFAIFQFINTLMRMNVRAVSHEKVESDSKVVEKVLEYIQGIAEVKAYNMTGKRSKELNEIIDRNTSANIGMELKCVPLSNLQTFVAKLTGVAIMMFSIHFYLNGTMELANCAVMLVCSFMLFAALELGGSYAALLRAVDISVNRANDILNKPTMDIDGEEIAPANHDIKASGVDFAYEKRRIIDNVTLHIPEKTTTAIVGPSGSGKTTLCHLLSRFWDVNFGVVTLGGRCVQDYSMDSLMKNFSFVFQNVYLFRDTIENNIKFGNPSATHEQVVEAAKKACCHDFIEKLPDGYNTVIGEGGASLSGGERQRISIARAIMKDSPVIILDEATANVDPENERDLMLAIQELTKEKTVIMIAHRLKTVRHADQIVVLDKGRIVEQGKHEELVKNGGIYARFIDSRREAVSWKL, from the coding sequence ATGTTCGATACACTCATTAAATTCTTCAATTTCTGCAACGCGGAAAACCGCCACAAATTCTACGGCTCTATCGTTGTGGGGATTTTCAATTCCTTCTTCATGGCACTCCGCATCGGTGCCATGGCCGTCATGCTGCAGGGCGTCATTCGCCATGTGCAGGGAATCGCGCCGTTTACCATGGACACCGTCTGGCTTTCGCTTGGAATCATGGTAGCAAGCCTTATCGGAGCAACCGTCACCAAGCGCATCATGAGCATGTGGCAAACCGAGGGCGGTTACCGCACTTGCGCCTCCAAGCGCATCGAAATCGCCGAACACCTGCGTTACCTGCCCATGGGCTACTTCAACAAGAACAGCCTCGGCTACATCACCTCCGTCACCACCAACACCATGGAACAGCTTGGCGATGTGGCTACCCGCGTTGTCATGATGGTCACGCAGGGCATTCTCGACACCGTCCTCATCATCGTGATGATCGCCTTCTTCGATTGGCGAATTGCGATTGTCGCAACCATCGGCTTTGCGATTTTCCAGTTCATCAACACGCTCATGCGCATGAACGTCCGCGCCGTTTCTCACGAAAAAGTGGAATCCGACAGCAAGGTAGTCGAAAAGGTTCTCGAATACATCCAAGGAATTGCAGAAGTCAAGGCCTACAACATGACCGGCAAGCGTTCCAAGGAACTGAACGAAATCATTGACAGGAACACCAGCGCCAATATCGGCATGGAACTCAAATGCGTCCCGCTTTCGAACTTGCAGACTTTTGTCGCCAAGCTCACGGGCGTTGCCATCATGATGTTCTCGATTCATTTCTACCTGAACGGCACCATGGAACTTGCCAACTGCGCCGTCATGCTAGTGTGCTCCTTTATGCTCTTTGCGGCCCTGGAACTGGGCGGTAGCTACGCGGCACTCCTCCGTGCCGTCGACATTTCGGTCAACCGCGCAAACGATATCTTGAACAAGCCCACCATGGACATCGATGGCGAAGAAATTGCCCCCGCCAATCACGACATCAAGGCAAGCGGAGTCGATTTCGCCTATGAAAAGCGCAGAATTATCGACAACGTGACACTCCACATTCCCGAAAAAACAACTACAGCCATTGTGGGCCCGAGCGGTTCGGGAAAAACGACGCTCTGCCATTTGCTCTCTCGTTTCTGGGATGTCAACTTCGGTGTCGTGACTTTGGGAGGCCGCTGCGTGCAAGATTACAGCATGGACAGCCTCATGAAGAATTTCAGTTTCGTATTCCAGAACGTGTATCTGTTCCGCGATACGATAGAAAACAACATCAAGTTCGGGAATCCGAGCGCCACGCACGAGCAAGTCGTAGAAGCCGCCAAGAAGGCCTGCTGCCACGACTTTATTGAAAAGCTCCCCGACGGTTATAATACGGTCATCGGCGAAGGCGGCGCAAGCCTCAGCGGCGGTGAACGCCAGCGCATCTCGATTGCACGCGCCATCATGAAGGATTCCCCGGTCATCATTCTGGACGAAGCGACCGCGAACGTGGACCCCGAAAACGAGCGCGACTTGATGCTTGCTATTCAGGAACTCACCAAGGAAAAGACGGTCATCATGATTGCACACCGCCTCAAGACCGTGCGCCACGCCGACCAGATTGTCGTCTTGGACAAGGGCCGCATCGTGGAGCAAGGCAAGCACGAAGAACTCGTGAAGAACGGCGGAATCTACGCCCGATTCATTGATTCCCGCCGCGAAGCCGTCAGCTGGAAGCTGTAA
- a CDS encoding MATE family efflux transporter: MQIQLSDHFTYGRLLRFVFPSILTMFFTTIYSIVDAAFVSNFVGKTSFAAVNLVMPVLMLIAAPGVMMGAGGSALVAKFLGEGDNEKANKAFSTIVYATIAYGITASITASYFMEGLAAFLGADGEFLSQATRYGRIAALGGIAFVLQHLFYCFMIVAEKPKLGFALTVLAGITNIVLDLLFIVVLEWGISGAALATVIGQSVGGFTPFVFFLLRNKTPLRIVKPVFDGRTLSKAMSNGVSELVTNIAMSIVSMLYNFQLIRIAGDTGVAAYGAIMYVSYIFSTFFTGYSFGRAPIISYHYGARNTSELKNLFRMDCVIVAVAGIVLTASSEALALPLAKIFGGYDPNLFEMIRHGIVIYSFAYLLMGANYAGSSFFTALNNGLVSALISFLRTFVFEIIAVLALPIFFGLDGIWSACAVAEIASFAVTAICVVAFRKKYGYC, translated from the coding sequence ATGCAGATTCAACTTTCGGACCACTTCACTTACGGGAGGCTTCTTCGCTTCGTCTTTCCGTCTATCTTGACAATGTTTTTCACCACCATCTACAGCATTGTCGATGCCGCATTTGTCTCGAACTTTGTCGGAAAGACTTCTTTTGCTGCCGTAAACCTCGTCATGCCGGTCCTTATGCTTATTGCCGCTCCCGGCGTGATGATGGGGGCAGGCGGCAGCGCACTGGTCGCAAAATTCCTCGGCGAGGGCGATAACGAAAAAGCGAACAAGGCGTTTTCAACAATCGTGTATGCGACAATCGCTTACGGAATTACCGCAAGTATCACGGCATCCTATTTTATGGAAGGATTAGCCGCATTTCTGGGTGCCGACGGCGAGTTCCTTTCGCAGGCGACCCGTTACGGGCGCATTGCTGCCCTTGGCGGAATCGCCTTCGTGTTGCAGCATCTCTTTTACTGTTTCATGATTGTAGCAGAAAAGCCTAAGCTGGGTTTTGCGCTTACTGTTTTAGCGGGCATCACAAACATTGTTCTGGATCTGTTGTTCATTGTCGTTTTGGAATGGGGCATTTCCGGAGCGGCCTTGGCGACCGTTATCGGTCAGTCCGTCGGAGGATTCACCCCATTCGTATTTTTCCTATTGCGAAACAAGACTCCTCTCCGAATCGTAAAACCCGTTTTCGATGGCCGCACGTTGTCAAAAGCCATGTCGAACGGAGTTTCCGAGCTAGTCACAAACATCGCCATGTCCATCGTAAGCATGCTCTACAATTTCCAGCTCATCAGAATTGCCGGAGATACGGGCGTTGCCGCATACGGGGCTATCATGTATGTAAGCTACATTTTTTCGACATTCTTTACGGGCTATTCGTTTGGACGTGCTCCCATCATAAGCTACCATTACGGAGCCCGCAACACAAGCGAACTCAAAAATCTATTCCGTATGGATTGCGTGATTGTTGCGGTTGCGGGTATCGTGCTCACGGCCTCGTCAGAAGCGTTGGCATTACCTTTGGCAAAAATTTTTGGCGGCTACGATCCAAATTTATTCGAAATGATTCGCCACGGCATCGTCATCTATTCATTCGCCTACTTGCTGATGGGCGCGAACTACGCAGGTTCCTCTTTCTTTACGGCCCTGAACAACGGCCTGGTTTCGGCTCTCATATCGTTCTTGCGGACATTCGTTTTCGAAATCATCGCCGTGCTTGCGCTCCCCATTTTCTTCGGGCTTGACGGCATCTGGAGTGCGTGCGCTGTCGCCGAAATCGCCTCGTTTGCGGTTACTGCAATCTGCGTCGTGGCCTTCCGTAAAAAATATGGCTACTGTTGA
- a CDS encoding DMT family transporter, which produces MDKNVIAIGYAIAAAAFYALNVPCSKMLLAHISPVFMAGLLYIGAGLGIGFLYLFHVRRESQSERLCKKDFPYTLGMVLLDIVAPILLMFGVKYGTSSNASLLGNFEIVATTLIALFIFREKVSTRLWIAILFITTSSFILSFENADGFNFSIGSIFVLGATICWGLENNCTRKISDKSTYQIVTIKGLCSGIGSIVVSITTGEMHFAVKYIPLALLLGFVAYGLSIFTYIRAQKYLGAAKTSAFYAFAPFIGVLFSVVLLNEKITLQNTIAFLVMIIGTIFVVYDTLDRSHFM; this is translated from the coding sequence ATGGACAAGAATGTCATTGCGATTGGTTACGCGATAGCGGCGGCCGCATTTTATGCACTGAATGTTCCCTGCTCCAAAATGCTGCTGGCCCACATTTCGCCCGTATTCATGGCTGGGCTACTCTATATTGGAGCGGGGCTCGGCATTGGCTTCCTCTACCTGTTCCATGTTAGGCGCGAGTCCCAATCGGAACGGCTCTGCAAAAAAGATTTTCCCTACACGCTTGGCATGGTCCTGCTCGACATTGTCGCCCCCATACTGCTCATGTTCGGCGTCAAGTACGGAACATCCAGTAATGCATCGCTGCTCGGGAACTTCGAAATCGTCGCGACAACGTTGATTGCGCTATTCATCTTTAGAGAAAAGGTGTCTACGCGTTTGTGGATTGCGATTTTATTCATAACGACATCCAGTTTCATCCTCTCGTTCGAAAATGCCGACGGATTCAACTTTTCGATCGGCTCCATCTTCGTTCTCGGAGCGACCATCTGCTGGGGGCTAGAAAACAACTGCACCCGCAAAATTTCGGACAAAAGCACATACCAGATTGTGACCATAAAAGGCCTCTGTTCCGGAATCGGTTCCATCGTCGTTTCGATTACCACAGGCGAAATGCATTTTGCCGTAAAATACATCCCGCTCGCCCTGCTGCTCGGCTTTGTGGCTTACGGCCTAAGCATTTTCACCTACATCCGCGCGCAAAAATACCTGGGAGCCGCAAAGACCAGCGCCTTTTACGCATTCGCGCCCTTTATCGGCGTCCTGTTTTCTGTCGTGCTCCTGAACGAAAAAATCACGCTACAGAACACCATAGCATTCCTAGTCATGATTATCGGAACGATATTCGTCGTTTACGATACACTTGACCGTTCGCACTTTATGTAA
- a CDS encoding class I SAM-dependent methyltransferase has protein sequence MSKNIWNFFAPVYEFSMRVQKNIYSYLYERIGEVAKGKVVLELATGPGMIARHIAPAAKSVVATDLAPKMIETALKAKNPENLSFEVADATSLRFEDNSFDVVVIANALHIIPNPEKALAEIRRVLKDDGLLIAPNYLLNVSGMKNLWKKILNLIGIRFAHEWTANEFKAFLESNGWSIKMDRVIEGRIDLVYVECIKN, from the coding sequence ATGAGTAAGAATATTTGGAACTTTTTCGCGCCTGTTTACGAATTTTCCATGCGCGTGCAGAAGAATATCTACAGTTATCTGTACGAGCGTATCGGTGAAGTTGCCAAGGGGAAGGTAGTGCTTGAACTTGCGACCGGCCCTGGAATGATTGCCCGGCATATTGCGCCTGCTGCAAAGTCTGTAGTGGCGACTGATTTGGCCCCTAAGATGATCGAAACGGCACTCAAGGCGAAGAATCCCGAAAATTTGAGCTTTGAGGTGGCTGATGCGACTTCGTTACGGTTCGAGGACAATTCTTTCGATGTCGTAGTCATCGCAAATGCGCTTCATATTATCCCGAATCCAGAAAAGGCGCTGGCGGAAATCCGCCGTGTTTTAAAGGATGATGGATTGCTGATTGCCCCGAATTACTTATTAAATGTAAGTGGCATGAAAAACTTGTGGAAAAAAATACTGAACCTTATAGGCATCCGCTTTGCGCACGAATGGACTGCGAATGAATTTAAGGCCTTCTTGGAATCTAACGGCTGGTCCATCAAGATGGACCGCGTTATCGAAGGCCGAATAGATTTGGTCTATGTGGAGTGCATTAAAAATTAA
- a CDS encoding alpha/beta hydrolase, translated as MAVDPELGAPYQIYPIEVNPYDKVFRSTLIEYPFGSSPRSINQAVSPRGIILYVHGYNDYFFQEELAEKSDSAGFAFFAIDLHYNGRSYREGDPRSDMRSVKEYYAELDAAVALSKKIAADNSGSTNTLPFVIIGHSQGGLIMPNYLNERNSEDFAALVLNSPFLDYKNSWFVRNIAYPVFSDIALLMPDMPAPKQESPKYNMSLLKTEKGEWEFNTELKSDEWPQQYFGYLRATERGIKWIHAGMQIKAPVLMMRSGCTIDKVKWDDDYMRCDCMLDVNLLEKWAPKLGPDVRTVTVEDGMHDLFLSRKDVRDYAYRTMFEFLDNAVARKNVVVAYYYIAPQ; from the coding sequence ATGGCGGTGGACCCAGAACTTGGCGCACCTTATCAGATTTATCCGATAGAGGTAAATCCTTACGACAAGGTATTCCGTTCGACGTTGATTGAATACCCCTTCGGGAGTTCTCCGCGTTCAATAAATCAGGCTGTCAGCCCACGTGGAATTATCCTGTACGTGCATGGATATAACGATTATTTCTTCCAAGAAGAGCTTGCTGAAAAATCGGATTCGGCGGGATTTGCGTTCTTTGCGATTGACTTACATTATAATGGTCGCTCGTATCGCGAAGGTGACCCGCGTTCCGATATGCGAAGCGTCAAGGAATATTATGCCGAATTAGATGCTGCCGTGGCGCTTAGCAAAAAAATTGCTGCAGATAATTCAGGATCGACGAATACGCTGCCATTTGTTATTATCGGACATTCCCAGGGTGGCTTAATTATGCCGAATTACCTGAACGAGCGCAATAGCGAGGATTTTGCGGCGCTCGTTTTGAATAGTCCCTTCCTTGATTATAAAAACAGCTGGTTCGTCCGCAATATAGCTTATCCAGTTTTTTCGGATATTGCGCTCCTGATGCCCGATATGCCTGCACCGAAACAGGAATCTCCCAAGTACAATATGTCTCTTTTGAAAACAGAAAAAGGTGAATGGGAATTCAATACGGAATTAAAGAGCGACGAATGGCCGCAGCAGTACTTCGGTTACCTCCGTGCAACAGAAAGGGGAATCAAGTGGATCCATGCGGGAATGCAGATAAAGGCACCCGTCCTTATGATGCGTAGCGGCTGCACTATTGATAAAGTCAAGTGGGATGATGACTACATGCGTTGTGACTGCATGTTGGATGTGAATCTTCTTGAAAAATGGGCTCCCAAGTTAGGACCCGATGTCAGAACGGTGACTGTTGAAGACGGAATGCACGATTTATTCCTTTCTCGTAAGGATGTTCGCGATTACGCTTACCGCACAATGTTCGAATTCCTTGATAATGCCGTAGCACGCAAAAATGTTGTAGTTGCGTATTACTATATTGCGCCTCAGTAG
- a CDS encoding ABC transporter ATP-binding protein, giving the protein MNISLKNVSFSYTDSLYDAVIKDLNLEIRSGECVILAGESGCGKTTISKLINGLIPLYQSGTMAGDVLLGDKNTADMTLAEISRYVGSVFQNPRSQFFNIDTDSEIAFGCENLGMDPEDIRERVNRVVKEFHIEHLAGRNIFHLSGGEKQKIACASVSATDPEIFVLDEPSANLDLKSVADLAEIVARWKKAGKTVVVVEHRIHYLREIADRICYVKDGCIAHEWTPAELEAKGPEYAASLGLRCMNLKQLKNKAPELAEGPEGSKDPAKQSPSELLVFYDLHFAYNRKFPILDIPTLTLPRGQITALIGHNGAGKSTLAQVLCGLCGAWRQKRKVRKYGAYLIMQDVNHQLFTESVLEEVLLGMDPPNEKAALEILAGLNLEQYAYEHPMALSGGQKQRVAIGSGVSSGRDIVVFDEPTSGLDYRQMLAVSAPLQKLAASGKTLLVITHDPEFILNCCSNIIRLEHGKIAEQYTLQGNREKLIDTMVNA; this is encoded by the coding sequence ATGAACATCTCCTTAAAAAACGTTTCCTTCTCCTACACTGATTCCTTGTACGATGCAGTCATCAAGGATTTGAACCTTGAAATCCGTTCGGGGGAGTGTGTGATATTGGCGGGGGAGTCGGGTTGCGGAAAGACGACAATTTCTAAGCTGATTAACGGGCTTATTCCGCTTTATCAATCGGGAACGATGGCGGGCGACGTATTGCTCGGCGACAAGAATACCGCCGATATGACACTCGCCGAAATTTCACGATATGTGGGTTCCGTTTTCCAAAATCCGCGTTCGCAGTTTTTCAACATCGATACCGACAGTGAAATCGCCTTTGGCTGCGAAAACTTGGGAATGGATCCGGAAGATATCCGGGAACGCGTGAATCGCGTCGTGAAGGAATTCCACATAGAACATTTGGCGGGCCGAAATATCTTCCACCTTTCTGGCGGAGAAAAGCAAAAAATCGCCTGCGCCTCGGTCTCTGCGACCGATCCCGAAATTTTCGTACTTGACGAACCCTCGGCAAATCTTGACCTCAAAAGCGTTGCGGATTTGGCTGAAATTGTGGCCCGCTGGAAAAAAGCTGGAAAGACCGTAGTTGTCGTAGAGCACCGCATCCATTACCTGCGCGAAATCGCAGATCGGATTTGCTATGTAAAAGATGGCTGTATTGCGCACGAATGGACTCCTGCGGAACTCGAAGCGAAAGGCCCGGAATATGCGGCAAGCCTCGGATTGCGCTGCATGAACTTGAAACAACTTAAGAATAAGGCCCCTGAGCTTGCCGAAGGGCCGGAAGGTTCGAAGGATCCAGCGAAGCAATCTCCCTCAGAATTGCTCGTCTTCTATGATTTGCATTTTGCCTACAATCGCAAGTTCCCCATTTTGGATATCCCGACGCTTACGCTCCCTCGGGGGCAAATTACAGCCCTTATCGGCCATAACGGGGCAGGGAAGTCGACACTTGCGCAGGTGCTGTGCGGTTTGTGTGGAGCATGGCGGCAAAAACGCAAGGTCCGCAAGTACGGCGCATACTTGATTATGCAGGATGTGAATCACCAGCTTTTTACCGAAAGTGTTCTCGAAGAAGTCCTGCTGGGCATGGACCCGCCAAATGAAAAAGCGGCTCTCGAAATTCTAGCTGGATTGAACCTGGAACAGTATGCGTACGAACATCCGATGGCTCTTTCGGGTGGGCAAAAACAGCGTGTCGCTATTGGCAGTGGCGTTTCTAGCGGTCGCGATATTGTCGTGTTCGATGAACCCACTAGCGGTCTTGACTACAGGCAAATGCTAGCCGTGTCGGCACCTCTCCAGAAACTTGCTGCCAGCGGAAAAACGCTTCTTGTGATTACACATGATCCCGAATTCATCTTGAATTGCTGTAGCAATATCATTCGCTTGGAACACGGAAAAATCGCTGAACAGTATACGTTGCAAGGCAATCGGGAAAAATTAATTGATACGATGGTGAATGCGTAA
- a CDS encoding energy-coupling factor transporter transmembrane component T yields MFTLDPRTKLFLAVVANSVILSAPIAYSSLMFAVPAVLLLFERKWRFVLIFFSVYLTAALGFEHLKTMDVGRVGTLGVSTMMIVSRMMPIGIVLYYVMQTTKVNEFLVAMARMHVPNKLTIPLTVMIRFFPTLFDEARDIGHAMQMRGIRLFSLRTLTNPFSILEYRLVPLLVSLTKIADELSIAAVTRGLSPETKRTCVATIGFHVQDLIVFVYCIFVATCFVIASRAKQSIIDIISALFS; encoded by the coding sequence ATGTTTACGTTAGATCCGCGGACAAAATTATTTTTAGCCGTGGTGGCGAATAGCGTAATCCTTTCGGCTCCAATTGCTTATAGTTCGTTGATGTTTGCCGTTCCGGCGGTTTTACTTTTGTTCGAAAGAAAGTGGAGATTCGTTCTTATTTTCTTTTCGGTATATTTGACGGCGGCACTTGGATTTGAACACCTGAAGACGATGGATGTCGGGAGGGTGGGCACTTTGGGTGTTTCGACGATGATGATTGTTTCGCGCATGATGCCCATCGGCATTGTGCTTTACTATGTCATGCAGACGACCAAGGTAAACGAGTTCTTGGTGGCAATGGCCCGGATGCATGTGCCGAATAAATTGACGATACCCCTTACGGTGATGATTCGCTTTTTCCCGACATTGTTTGACGAGGCTCGCGATATCGGGCATGCCATGCAGATGCGTGGAATCCGGCTGTTCAGTTTGCGTACGCTAACGAACCCGTTCTCGATTCTGGAATATCGTTTGGTTCCGTTGCTTGTCTCGCTTACAAAAATCGCCGATGAACTTTCGATTGCGGCGGTGACCCGCGGCCTTTCGCCCGAAACAAAGCGCACCTGTGTCGCGACGATTGGTTTCCATGTGCAGGATTTGATTGTCTTCGTGTATTGCATTTTTGTTGCGACCTGCTTTGTCATTGCGAGCAGAGCGAAACAATCCATTATAGACATTATAAGTGCTCTTTTCTCATAA
- a CDS encoding MptD family putative ECF transporter S component codes for MSNIRTTGKKSSNTLVRDLVNVGIFAALYIVLSFLSSSIGYIPALIVFSTGSIALVTSIPLFLFFSKVERSILCGLIFCGFFGTAMFVMGQGILMLAISLLVGLLAGSCIKFIGKSFAGLFSANIVMSFMSSSMMLPLWTSTEEYLEYTRTMCDAGYVAKLAELSQSPWPLVAIYAFGILGAIVGGLVARRVMKKHFERIGLA; via the coding sequence ATGAGTAATATCAGAACGACGGGAAAGAAATCTTCGAATACGTTGGTCCGCGACCTGGTGAACGTGGGCATTTTTGCTGCTCTATACATTGTACTTTCGTTCTTGTCTTCGAGCATTGGTTACATTCCAGCGCTGATTGTCTTTTCGACAGGTAGCATAGCTCTTGTAACAAGTATTCCGTTGTTCCTGTTCTTTTCGAAGGTGGAACGCTCTATTCTTTGCGGTCTTATATTCTGCGGATTTTTCGGCACGGCCATGTTTGTTATGGGACAGGGCATTTTGATGCTTGCCATTAGCTTGCTTGTCGGTTTGCTTGCAGGTTCATGCATCAAGTTTATAGGTAAATCTTTTGCGGGACTGTTCTCTGCAAATATCGTGATGAGCTTCATGTCTTCTTCGATGATGCTTCCTCTTTGGACATCAACCGAAGAATACCTGGAATATACGCGCACTATGTGCGATGCGGGTTATGTGGCAAAATTGGCGGAACTTTCTCAAAGCCCATGGCCTCTGGTTGCGATTTATGCCTTTGGCATTTTGGGTGCAATCGTGGGTGGGCTTGTGGCTCGCCGCGTAATGAAAAAGCATTTTGAACGCATCGGACTTGCATAG